From the Excalfactoria chinensis isolate bCotChi1 chromosome 1, bCotChi1.hap2, whole genome shotgun sequence genome, one window contains:
- the CREG2 gene encoding protein CREG2, producing MSAAWCWWLPALLWGVAGGYVVLSPVSWPLPEEGGAADELHSSSTEEALPGLLEEAGGLWKQSFPASAYREDAALGSGAAARRSEQGAAPSRMFSYRRQPAAPPGRAAIARRLARHGAWGFVASRAAHGKIQGMPYGNLLPISDGPVNNSTGIPFFYVTLKDNAVADLLKDPVASLTLPESDGNFCRKNVVDPEDPRCARLTLTGQMVTVPPEETEFAKQAMFSRHPVIRKWPRSYEWFFMKMNIEHVWLQSWYGGVSTIAVEEYLKAVPSKA from the exons ATGTCTGCGGCGTGGTGCTGGTGGCTGCCGGCTCTGCTATGGGGAGTCGCGGGAGGCTACGTGGTGCTCAGCCCGGTGTCCTGGCCGCTGCCCGAGGAGGGGGGAGCGGCCGACGagctgcacagctcctccaCCGAGGAGGCTCTGCCCGGCCTGCTGGAAGAGGCGGGCGGCCTCTGGAAGCAGAGCTTCCCGGCCTCGGCGTACCGGGAGGACGCGGCTCTGGGCtccggggcggcggcgcggcgctcTGAGCAGGGGGCCGCCCCCTCCCGCATGTTCTCGTACCGCCggcagcccgcagccccgccgggccgcgccgccaTCGCCCGCCGCCTCGCCCGACACGGCGCATGGGGCTTCGTGGCCTCCCGGGCCGCCCACGGAAAG ATCCAAGGAATGCCCTATGGGAACCTTTTGCCTATCAGTGACGGCCCTGTAAATAACAGCACTGGGATCCCTTTCTTTTATGTGACGCTAAAAGATAACGCAGTGGCAGATCTCCTGAAGGATCCTGTAGCTTCACTGACCCTACCAGAATCGGATGGAAATTTCTGCAG AAAAAACGTAGTTGATCCGGAGGATCCAAGGTGCGCCAGACTGACACTCACAGGACAGATGGTCACAGTGCCTCCAGAGGAAACGGAATTTGCCAAGCAAGCAATGTTTTCTAG GCACCCAGTGATAAGAAAGTGGCCTCGTAGCTACGAATGGTTcttcatgaaaatgaatattGAGCACGTCTGGCTTCAGAGCTGGTATGGAGGTGTTTCTACCATTGCAGTAGAAGAGTATTTAAAAGCAGTTCCAAGTAAAGCTTGA